A single Anopheles maculipalpis chromosome 3RL, idAnoMacuDA_375_x, whole genome shotgun sequence DNA region contains:
- the LOC126564683 gene encoding FK506-binding protein 59: protein MEEYIDLSGDGGVQKRILQEGTGDETPSKGCSVSLHYTGTLDADGKKFDSSRDRNEPFQFDLGTGGVIKAFDLGVASMKLGERCILKCAPKYAYGSSGSPPNIPPNATLNFELEILGWKGADLSPKSDGGIERFILRPGTSRKHPKSGDLVKIHLVGRYEGRVFEERDVEFCMDEGKEFGVVTGVEVALERFSKTEMSRLVLKPAYAFGAEGNGELGIPPNATVEYTVTLNDFEVLANRSMMTQEEKTAQAKLLREKATKYLKEDKYELALKLYNSALSYLTDQSSEAEAMKLAIYLNKILCHQKTNAHDEAKLACAEALKVDSKNVKALYRRGMSNLALEDLDKALQDFNAVLEIEPQNKAALNQVTICKHKIKAYNDQQKKVFANMFTKFAQSDSKKAQEEQSRQPDVMKQKFGEWGDDEREHEPTRFEQENPDVIMLNDLHKQFRNM, encoded by the exons ATGGAGGAGTATATCGATCTGTCCGGCGATGGAGGCGTACAGAAGCGCATCCTACAGGAAGGTACCGGCGACGAGACGCCATCGAAAGGCTGTTCCGTGTCACTGCACTACACCGGCACACTCGATGCCGATGGCAAGAAGTTCGACTCGAGCCGGGACCGAAACGAACCGTTCCAGTTCGATCTTGGTACCGGTGGGGTGATCAAAGCGTTCGACCTTGGCGTTGCCTCGATGAAGCTGGGCGAACGGTGCATCCTGAAGTGTGCACCCAAGTACGCGTACGGCAGTTCCGGCAGCCCGCCGAACATACCACCGAATGCGACGCTTAACTTTGAGCTGGAAATACTCGGCTGGAAGGGTGCCGACCTAAGCCCCAAATCGGACGGTGGCATCGAGCGATTCATACTCCGGCCGGGCACTAGCCGGAAGCATCCGAAGAGTGGCGATTTGGTTAAGATTCATCTGGTTGGACGCTATGAGGGTCGCGTGTTTGAGGAACGGGATGTGGAGTTTTGCATGGACGAGGGCAAAGAGTTTGGTGTGGTGACGGGCGTCGAGGTGGCACTGGAAAGATTCAGCAAAACGGAAATGAGCCGGTTGGTGCTGAAACCGGCGTATGCCTTTGGTGCGGAAGGTAACGGCGAGCTCGGCATTCCGCCGAACGCCACGGTCGAGTATACAGTCACGTTGAACGATTTCGAAGTGCTCGCGAATCGATCGATGATGACACAGGAAGAAAAGACTGCACAGGCGAAACTGTTGCGCGAAAAAGCGACCAAGTACCTGAAGGAGGACAAATACGAGCTGGCGCTAAAGCTGTACAACAGTGCGCTGTCGTACTTGACCGATCAGTCGAGCGAGGCGGAAGCAATGAAGTTGGCCATATACCTCAACAAAATTCTGTGCCACCAAAAGACGAATGCCCACGATGAGGCAAAGCTTGCG TGCGCTGAAGCATTGAAAGTGGACAGCAAAAACGTGAAAGCGCTCTACAGGCGAGGCATGTCCAATCTGGCATTGGAAGACTTAGATAAAGCCTTGCAGGACTTTAATGCT GTTTTGGAAATTGagccacaaaacaaagcagcCCTTAATCAGGTGACGATCTGCAAGCACAAGATCAAAGCCTACAACGACCAGCAGAAGAAGGTGTTTGCGAACATGTTTACGAAGTTTGCGCAGAGCGATTCGAAG AAAGCACAGGAGGAACAGAGCCGCCAGCCAGATGTGATGAAGCAAAAGTTTGGCGAGTGGGGTGACGACGAACGCGAGCACGAACCGACACGCTTCGAGCAGGAAAATCCGGACGTCATCATGCTGAACGATTTGCACAAGCAGTTCCGCAACATGTGA